The Nymphaea colorata isolate Beijing-Zhang1983 chromosome 11, ASM883128v2, whole genome shotgun sequence genome includes the window TTCTTAATCACATCAATGCACGAGTTTTCACGTAAATGGGAGAAGGAGAGACATTTTCCTGACTCAACAAAATATCTGCTTAGAAGAGAATCTTCTGCGGAAGAAGAATTTCATTGGAAGAAGGTGTGGAATAGTCTTGTTTGTTTGTTAACCTGTCTGTTTCTGTGAcacgagaaaaaaaatgatacacgagaaaattggaaaaggaaaaatcaggTGAAAGACAAAGCAATCACAGAAATCGTGGCAGAAAGTTCATCCAAACAGTTGGTTCTCCTTTTTCTCCCCATCTGTGGGCGCATGACGGAAGTGAGGAGAGGAAGCCAATccgaaggggagagagagacagaaaaaggaagaaggagaagaagaagtgaAGCCGCCCCCTTTGTTTGGGGCAGCCACCATTGACATCGCTCCACCTGTGCTGCAATAGCAGATTTATTCTTCCTTGGAGCAACTTCATAATGGAGGCTCCCTTCACCTTTACCTACTTATTATTACTGTGGCAGGTTCCAATGCGATGGTGCCTGAACTGAACCCGAGATCACTTTGTTTCATCTGGGCAGTTCTTATTTACTCCGTTGAATATCTCCCTATGACATATATGATGATATATGTGCAAAAAGTATATGTAATTGATCTAATTTATATATTCTCGGGATCTCAAATGCCCATCCAAGTCGTCAGCCAATGCCTTAAGACTTGCGCACTTACtgctaataataataataaagccgtgatattgaaaaaataataatgatgTATGGACAGTAATGGAACTTAATGGTCGCTCCTAATATTTACTTTAACAGTTCGCAAGAAGAGAAGTATAAGCGCCTCCCTCCTCCCACCCCTTCCCTCCTGGTTTGTTAGATCGCAGCCTCTTCACCcggcaaagaagaagaaggaaggaacCCGAGAAAGATGCAGGCGTCGCAGCTGTTGTTGGAAGAACCCATCAGGATGGCTTCCATCCTTGAGCCGTCCAAAGCTGTaatacccccccccccctctctctctctctctcacacacacacacacacacacgcatgcaCGGATGTGGATTGCGTTCTTTCTCGATTATTCCTGCGGTAAAATTGCTCTTTCGAGCTTCTTCTGTGAACATCTTAGCTAGTCGATAGGCTACCGGGTCCGGCCTTCCGTCGTTTCCAAGGCATTCTTATGGGGATTCTTGGTCCTGCTTGGATTTAGAGGGAgaaactccttttttttcttcttttagatgTGTACAGTATGCATGCTATTGGAGATGCGAGTTGGGGATCTCTTCTTTTGTTCcttcttttcattctcttcCGTATTTTTTCGTCCTGATCTGTCTTCCGCGTCATCTTCCTCCGATTCTGCAACCAATTTGTGTAACCAACTCTTGGATCACAACCAACAGCCGTCGAGTTACGCCTAACTCGATGGATGGTCGTTTGTGCGTGCAGAGTTTCTTCCCAGCTATGACGAAGATCGTGGGGACGCTCGGTCCAAGGTCTCGATCGGTTGAAGTGATCTCGGGTTGCCTCAAGGCTGGGATGTCAGGTGAATACGACCAACCCGCTTCTTTCTTGGGCTGGTTTGCAATTTATTTGCGGCATTCGTTTGCGAGGCTCTGGTTGATGATTGCTACATAATTAGCGCTAAATCTCTAGGCTTTAGaggttgtttttctttttgctattATTATAAACTGGTTAAGTCTAGTGTCTCTTTTGTTTATGTATATTGGCAGTTGCTCGTTTTGACTTCTCTTGGGGAGATCCTGGATATCATCAGGAAACACTGGAGAACTTGAAGAAAGCGGTCAAGGGCACGACGAAGCTCTGTGCGGTGAGCTTCCGGACGCATAATTCATTGGCTTGCAGCTATTATCTTAGCCTCTGTCCTAACTGCTTCTACTGTACCTGATGAATGTTTTTGTCGCCACTCAGTGGAATGGGATCGTGCTGTTAAACTTCAGATTACGGGCAGTCCGATTGTTTTTCATAGGGCTGTTCTGCCAAAGTATTCACTTGGACACTTGCTTATCTCAGGGTTATCATCTTGCCTCAAACCGAATGTTGTAAAAACCCGTTTCTTACTTATATGAAGGCGGAAACCTTAAAAAACGTTGTGTATTGTTGTCGACGCTATGCATCGTATCACATCAGCCAGCATCGGCCTTAAACAAAACGACTTAGAAACTAAACTGtattttaattaacttttttattgGTTTGTCAGCCTGTATCGGTCCATTTGGGCCGAATTGGCTCGTATTGGCTGTCACCAGCAGATTAGCACCAATATTTACAGCAGCGTTGAAAACTCATTCGGTAGTGAAATTTGGTTTATCTGAGATGATACTATATGAGTATGCATAAAGCGTCCATTGTTTGTAGACCATTATCTTGCCTGAGATTTCACTTGGTAGTGGAATTCGGAATATCCAAGACGACCCCCTATAATCTGAATGAGTGTTACATTCAGATCGTCGACTGTGAAACCGTTTCCTCATGAACTTGCAGTTATTCCTATTAATGGAAAGACATCCTTTACCACTAAAAAGTAAAAGCACACTGGATCATCCCAACTAAGAAATTAAATAGTGACAGTTCCTGATAAGATCTTGAAAATTGACCTGGCGCCTCCTTTGGGGCTTTTGTTAAAGAgttcatatatttatttgcaCTAACAGTTTCATGATGGTTTCTTTTCAGGTTATGTTGGACACAACAGGTCCAGAGCTACAGGTGGTCAACAAAAGTGAGAAGGCGATCTCACTACAGGCTGACGCTTCAGTGATTCTAACACCAAATCAGGAGAAGGAAGCATCATCCACACTGTTGCCTATAAATTTTTCTGGCCTCGCCAAGGTATGTCATATTCTTTTCGTTCACATTTCCGCtggtacctttttttttttttttgcttttatcgACCCATTAGTTGaaattctcttttttgttttcctcattGTCTGCCATCCTCTTTTGTATGTACACTACTGCTGCTGTTCTTTGTTCCCCttattcttcatatttttgtcTTATGAGAAACTGAATTGAAGTTTCTGCTTGGTATGTAAACCTTTTCAGCCTAACATACTAATGATAAATTGATAATACTACCCTGTTTCCCGCATCTGCCTTTTGCATTTGACATTGATTAGCTTCTTGCTTCCTAGTTGTGTTAAGAAAATATGATGCCCCATCTGACTGATCTCAAGAATTACATTATGTGCAATGAGTAACTGTTGTTTGTGTTATGCAGGCAGTAAAGAAAGGTGACACCATATTTATTGGCCAGTACCTTTTCACGGGCAGTGAAACTACTTCTGTCTGGTTGGAGGTAGGTCTAGTGGCCCAGAATCACACGTGTGGCATCTTTTTGGATGTTggttttttttaccttttttttgtcttctcctTGTCCCAACCCACAATTGCAGGTGTCTGAATTGAAAGGGGAAGATGTGGTTTGTGTTGTCAAGAACAGTACTACGCTTTCTGGCTCTCTATTTACACTACATGTCTCGCAAATTCGTATTGATTTGCCTACTCTAACTGATTCTGATAAGGAGGTAAATTCCTggttttgttatgtttttattATATCAAGTTGCTAAACTTTAAGCATTTTAGTGAAATCAGGAACCTTTAGCTTGAAAAAGTCTTATGTGCACTCATCCTATATTAAATCACCAAATTCCAGGCTTGCACATGCCATAAATTTTGTActcattcaaaattttcttgtctttgttGCTGGTTGTAACATTTTACTGTTGCTATGGGAAACTTAAGTTTCCATAtgtgcattttttgctttcccGTATGGTACCagtcttaaaagttaaaaataattttaacttAAATAGCAATAAAATTGCTGGAACAGATAACCCAAGTTCTGGCTGAGTTATCAATTTTTAGGTGAACAAGTTGTAAACAATCTTATATATAGCATGTCTAGATAAAAAATATCTAGGCTGTTAACTGTGTAAGAGCCAATTAGGTAATAGCATCCAGGTGACCTGGTGTGCTAAATTGTGCTTATATTGTGTGATTAAATAATAAGCTTTAAGATTGGTCTTCTTTATACACTAACATTTGCCATATTCAAGAACTTCTATTAGAATTTTCGTTTGCAGGTTAGTCTACCTATTTAGATTTCAAGTTGTCATGATGCTCTTATAAGGCATCATCACTCAGGTACATTCTGTTCTCATTAGGTGATGATGTAAATGTTGATAAGATTCTTGGCAAACGTAAGTCATATAGTCATGAACCTGAATCAACTTGTTGAGGTATAGAAGAACCTAAGTTAGTTCAAGAACTATACTACTATAGCTGTTAATATTGGACTTCTGATGGTTCTCTACCTACCAACTCTGAGAAAGGAGCTTGGTAACATAGCTGGTTCAATTGAGAAATAACCTTGATGAGTCACATGACTTTGGATCTTATCATTTGAGAAGGGAAGACAGTAGACACACATGTCACATAATAGAACATGATTGCAGGAGTAACTGTTGATAAATAGTGAATGCACTCTACACTTTAAAAACTGTTAACTTGCTGACAGTAATTATTGATCAATAAAAGTGGCATAATTAATGCattaaattgaacaaaaaaaatccttgtTGTTCATGTTCACAGCTACAAATAAATTTGTAGGTTAATAAAGTGAAACACAAGCAAACCACATGTTAAAGAATATTTATACTATTAAAGTTCCagtctaaaaattaaaaagaattatGTTTATTAGCtgaaaagttttattttcaCTTTCTGGTCAAACCTAGAATTAGTTGAGCATGACTGGCATGGGTGCATTGTCCTCACCTGACATTTTTTTGGTCATGTGGAGACCTGCACCTGTGTCTGTACCATGTCAACATGAGTGCCGCACCTAAACAGAACAAGCAAGGCACTTCTTTTTTGTACTTATCTTGGAAAATGGTGGATAGATGGCATATTTACCAATCATAATAAGCAATGAAAACTACATTTTACTGTTATTAGGTGTGTATTGCTGTTTATTCGTTGGAGTTTCAAAATGTGAGATGTGTCATAATGATATATCACGAGGTTTTTGGAAGATTTAAAGATTCTGTTTaaaatttgcttttcttttatatttaaaatttctaactcttttgattttacaaaagaacATAGAAATTTAACAATTCACTGCTTCTATTTTAAAAGTTCTGAGACTTTCTTCGGAGAAACTACATTGTGAAAAGAATTCACAAGAAAAACTTAGCTGCGATGTTGCAAAAATAAGATTGTTGACTATGGTAGCGCCACTCCTCTTTAGTCCGTCTACTTTGGACCTCTTTAGTCCATCTACTTTGGAAGTTGGAACTTCTACTAAGCTAATTTATTAGGTCATTTCTTAAAACATGTGGTATAGATGCTTGTTTATGTACTGCAGTTATGCTATATTAGCGTTCTAAACCTTCCTTGCTGATGCTGATATTTGGCTGTAAATAAGGATGTGTAAATGTAATCTAGAACTAACATATGCATGTTTATGCCATGTTATGATTTAGTTACAAGTATCATGGTTATTGCAGGTGATAAGCACTTGGGGTGTTAAAAACAATATTGATTTCCTCTCTCTATCTTATACACGTCATGCAGAAGATATCCGCCATGTAAGAATCATTCCATTATTTTAGGAagttatctctttttttttttctttgtttagtttcattttttcctcATACATTTTTGTCTAATATGAGAAATTTCTTTGTCTCAGGCTCGTGATTTCCTTTCCAAGTTGGGTGACCTGTCTCAGACACAGATTTTTGCAAAAATTGAGAACGTAGAGGTGGCTACTTGGAGATTCTCTTTATTATTTTCCTTGACaattctgttttttatttgctctgttttgtctttttctcaGTTCTGGAAGGTTCTAGTATGATGTTTCTTTTGATTAGTTATTTCTTTCCATAAATTTCACCAGGGCTTAACCCACTTTGATGAGATTCTACAAGAAGCTGATGGTGTTATTCTTTCTCGGGGAAATCTTGGCATAGATCTTCCACCTGAGAAGGTAAGTGAATTTCATCCCATCATACTAGCAATCCTCAAGCAAGCAATGTCTGCAAAACATGGCTACTGATTGTTGTTGTGAAAATGCTGAGTGATACTGATGCAGTGATGcatctattttcatatttgtatgtACTTTGGAAAGCATCCAAATTCTTCAAATCTTTTTGCTTCCCCTTCAAATGCATTTGAAGGATCTGAACAAaaagtttttctcatttcttcttctatacTATAGATTGTGAATATTTCCACCAAATCTCCTTTAAAACCATGTTGATTGAGCATTCCAAAGAGTAGCCTATGCCAGAGTGATTGAGCTACTGTTTAGAAAATGTTGTTGAGCTGTTCCAAATTCTTTGTGAAGGTATCCCATTAATTACTGGTCATAATTTAAGAACCTTAGCAGTACCTAAACATAACAGGTGTGCTTATAAAGGATGTAACATGCTTTGAGTTTTCCAGTCAATGTCCAATCTCTGATTTGTCTTTTCTATTATTCTACCAGCTGTTTACCTGCTGACAGGTTTTCTCAATTTCTCAATCATCATCCAGGttcttgctttttatttttgtaaaattaacCTTGAGATATGTCAGGGTTGACTCATATACATTTTCTACTTCTAAGATTGCATACTATATACTTTGCACGTTGAAACAAATACCGAGAGTTGTTTCATTGAAGTTACATGGGACATGATTTTCAGTAGTCAGTTTGATGAACTGAGTCACTGAAGCATTTGTTTGCCAAAGTGTTGTGGTCTTAGCCTCTCAGGTCAATTATATAGAGCACTTCTGTTTCTGTTCCGGACGTGCTAATGCAGCTATACTTTTTGGAGTACTTCTGTTGTTCTGGGAAAGTGTTTCTTGTCTGTCTTGTGCAAGTATGACATGCTTCAGTCAGATTCATCATATAATCATACTTCTTGATgttcttgaaagaaaatatgttgATGAGTATGGAAAACATTTCATAGGTCCTTTTTGTgttggatctgattttttttttcattttctttttcaggtgtTTCTATTTCAAAAGGCTGCTGTTTACAAATGTAATATGGCAGGAAAGCCTGCTGTTGTTACTCGAGTTGTAGATAGTATGACAGACAACCTTAGACCAACTCGTGCTGAGGCAACGGATGTAGCTAATGCAGTATTGGATGGTATTGccatttttctcatttgcttttacCAGTTGCATTGCTTTTTATGAGGTGACTGTAGGTGTCCAGTGATTGCATTGTATGCTGTCTGAACTTTTTGTTGCATTGAGTGTTGCAGGTGCTGATGCAATTCTTTTGGGTGCGGAAACTCTCAGAGGATTGTACCCTGTTGAAACTATCTCTATAGTTGGCAAAATTTGTTCTGAGGTAATTTCCTTGCGATATTTGTTAGTGAGGAAAGAAATTGACTGCCTTCTGCTCAaaagtcaaaatagaaaaaccTCTTTTCCAAGCTGTAACTTGACATTTGAGTTGGGCCCTGGACTTAAAGAAACATCAAGTTGATAGCCTGAAGTCTATCAAGGAACATGACATTTTCACTCTAATGGTGCTGCTTCTTGGCAAAGACAAGTTAAacgaaaaagaaattttgtagCCAGTCTGAATTATGTTTGGTTTCATGTAGTTTCTAGCTCTATGGTAAAGATTTCCAGCCAGAATCAGACAACAGTTTTAAGCCTCTATTATGTTTTTTCCTTAAGCTTTTTACCTGTTGCATTTTTAAAAGTTGTATCTAGAGAAAGACTGCTGCTGTAGTCAAGCATTAGTTTTTGTAAACATGTAAGTTCCCAACTATTTGCCTTACTCTTTCCACCTCTTAGTTGCACGCATGCTTCTTACACAAATTTGTTCTACCTGCAGGCAGAAAAGGTATTCAATCAAGACCTTTATTTCAAGAAGGCTGTAAAATATATTGGAGAACCAATGAGCCACTTAGAGTCAATTGCTTCTTCAGCGGTATGTACTGAGATTCTTGGTTTTGGTGATTGCTTGTCTTCAGTTCCATTCCTGCAATAACTATCTTCTTAAACATGTGTTAATTAGGATATATCAGTTGATGTTAAACTTCAAAATTCCTGTCCAGGTACGTGCAGCTATTAAGGTGAAAGCTTCTGTTATCATTTGCTTTACATCATCAGGAAGAGCTGCAAGGTACCTTCCGATGATTTGGACTATTAATCTGCTACTTCATGCATTGATTGGTTAGCCTTTTAGATGTTTTAATGAATATTGATGAATTGATCTATGCATGTGGGTGCATGtgtatgttttcttttcatttgcattAGACAAAGATTTgaagctttttttatttttgggtgTAGGTTGATTGCAAAATATAGGCCAACTATGCCTGTAATATCTGTTGTCATACCCCGTCTTAAGACAAACCAGCTGCGATGGAGCTTTAGTGGTGCTTTTGAGGTATGTACCATGTTTCCAGTTGTTGGTCTTACAGTGTGTACGACGATAGGTTGTTGAATTGTCTCATTCTCATATACCATCACTGATTATTAAAGTTCATAAAATCTAATAACGATACTGTTTTACGGCAATCAGTTTGTCTGAAACGGTGTCGCTGATGGGCTTCTGTGTACATGATATTTGCTCTTTATATCCAAATATTTGCATAATTTACAAAGTGTGCCTTATACTTCTGTCATTCGTTGGCAAATAACATGAGCAGGCTAGACAATCTCTTATAGTCAGAGGCCTTTTTCCAATGCTAGCAGATCCACGCCATCCAGTAAGtgctctctgtctgtctctctctctctctctctccccatattGGGCTATATGATCGTCCTTTCAAACATTGGTAGTGGATGGTCTTTGTTGGTTAAGCAGCATTATGTGTGTTCTTCGCTTTTAACAAGTTAACCTGCATCTGTTCTAGGCGGAGTCAACAAATGCCACCAACGAATCAGTTTTGAAGGTAGCGTTGGATCATGGTAAGACTTCAGGCATCGTCAAATCACATGATCGCGTTGTTGTCTGTCAGAAGGTGGGGGATGCATCTGTTGTGAAGATCATAGAGCTGGAAGAGTGAGCTCTAATCCCGTTCTTTGGTCAGTTATAGCAACCAGCAGTAGGTGTAGTTCACGTGCTTTGCTTCAACTTTTGGACGTATTGAGTGTAAATGCTGCGGTTATCGCCACTTCCATAAAGCCCTTGCGCACTGCAGTTAGAGattgaataattttttagttcggATTCGTG containing:
- the LOC116264666 gene encoding pyruvate kinase 1, cytosolic — encoded protein: MQASQLLLEEPIRMASILEPSKASFFPAMTKIVGTLGPRSRSVEVISGCLKAGMSVARFDFSWGDPGYHQETLENLKKAVKGTTKLCAVMLDTTGPELQVVNKSEKAISLQADASVILTPNQEKEASSTLLPINFSGLAKAVKKGDTIFIGQYLFTGSETTSVWLEVSELKGEDVVCVVKNSTTLSGSLFTLHVSQIRIDLPTLTDSDKEVISTWGVKNNIDFLSLSYTRHAEDIRHARDFLSKLGDLSQTQIFAKIENVEGLTHFDEILQEADGVILSRGNLGIDLPPEKVFLFQKAAVYKCNMAGKPAVVTRVVDSMTDNLRPTRAEATDVANAVLDGADAILLGAETLRGLYPVETISIVGKICSEAEKVFNQDLYFKKAVKYIGEPMSHLESIASSAVRAAIKVKASVIICFTSSGRAARLIAKYRPTMPVISVVIPRLKTNQLRWSFSGAFEARQSLIVRGLFPMLADPRHPAESTNATNESVLKVALDHGKTSGIVKSHDRVVVCQKVGDASVVKIIELEE